From Pseudoleptotrichia goodfellowii, a single genomic window includes:
- a CDS encoding pyridoxal phosphate-dependent aminotransferase, which produces MYINKTVKEIQISDIRKIYEKMQTHENPLNMSLGEPDIDVPDEVKEAVAYHALNTRIKYSPVGGIPELRGKIAEFYNKNFEGSFTMDNVLVTVGSTEGLASVMKAVIAEGDEVLMPTPAYVGYGSLIKMTGGVPKYIDLRENDFNLTKEILEKNVTEKTKLIILTYPNNPSGAILHEEEMEKIAEFLKDKEIYLLSDEIYGSITFGKYTSFGKYSEILKKQLIIISGFSKSHSMTGYRIGYIITNPELQLQVKKVSQYNVTSTSTLSQYGALTALEKCSDRKQVSEIYRKRVEYFLKELEKMRFKCIKPEGAFYIFAGYENIDKLKNMKSLDFALDLLEKTGLAIVPGSTFQVEKYMRFSIVHDIPVLEEAVKRLKEYVENL; this is translated from the coding sequence ATGTATATAAATAAAACAGTAAAAGAAATTCAAATATCGGATATAAGAAAAATATATGAAAAAATGCAGACACATGAAAATCCTCTGAATATGTCTTTGGGAGAACCTGACATTGATGTGCCTGATGAAGTAAAAGAAGCGGTAGCATATCACGCTTTGAATACAAGAATAAAGTATTCTCCCGTAGGTGGAATACCTGAATTACGGGGGAAAATTGCTGAATTTTATAATAAAAATTTTGAAGGAAGTTTCACGATGGACAATGTTTTAGTAACTGTAGGTTCTACAGAAGGATTGGCCTCGGTTATGAAAGCAGTAATTGCCGAAGGAGATGAAGTGTTAATGCCCACTCCTGCATATGTCGGATACGGTTCCCTTATAAAAATGACAGGCGGAGTACCTAAATATATTGACTTGAGGGAAAATGACTTTAATTTGACAAAAGAAATTCTTGAAAAAAACGTAACGGAAAAAACAAAACTGATTATACTGACTTACCCGAATAATCCGTCAGGAGCGATATTACACGAAGAAGAAATGGAGAAAATTGCCGAATTTTTAAAAGACAAAGAAATATATCTTTTAAGCGACGAAATATACGGTTCTATAACATTCGGAAAATATACATCTTTTGGAAAATATTCGGAAATATTGAAAAAGCAGTTAATAATAATCAGCGGATTTTCAAAATCCCACTCAATGACAGGATACAGAATAGGTTATATTATTACAAATCCTGAATTACAGCTGCAAGTAAAGAAAGTAAGCCAGTATAATGTTACGAGTACATCTACATTATCACAATATGGGGCATTGACAGCACTTGAAAAATGTTCGGACAGAAAACAGGTTTCTGAAATCTACAGGAAGAGAGTAGAGTATTTTTTAAAAGAACTTGAAAAAATGAGATTTAAGTGTATCAAACCTGAAGGAGCTTTTTATATTTTTGCAGGATATGAAAATATTGATAAACTGAAAAATATGAAGTCTTTGGATTTTGCTTTGGATTTACTCGAAAAAACAGGTCTTGCAATAGTTCCGGGATCTACATTTCAAGTGGAAAAATATATGAGATTTTCAATAGTGCACGATATACCTGTGTTGGAAGAAGCGGTGAAAAGACTAAAAGAATATGTGGAAAATCTTTAA
- the rlmD gene encoding 23S rRNA (uracil(1939)-C(5))-methyltransferase RlmD yields MKRGEEIEIEVTGIEFPNKPYGVYGEKKVYPVGNYIIGHKLKGTVTKIRNKKSELKKIEILEKAANEIEPFCPHFNICGGCTFQNMNYGDQTELKSSLVLNILKRAANYEFEYEKIIKSPKEFEYRNKMEFSFGNEIIDGPLTLGMHKKGSFHDIITVNECKLMDIDFRKILTATADYFRKKEEEGELSFYHRIQHIGYLRNFVIRKGEKTGEISINLITTSQIDFDLSEWKEIMLNLELKNKIYGIIHTINDNLSDSVQSDEENILYGNRDINERIFDLNFKISPYSFFQTNSDGVELLYGKVMEYIDVISENEELDNSNTDIIKNPQNVKDCVVFDLFSGTGTIGQIVSKKAKQVYGIELIEEAVKKANETAKFNNIENAEFIAGDVFEKLDELEERDVKPDIIILDPPRPGVGEKTITKLLKYNVSNIIYVSCNPKTLAQDLAIFHNNGYRLVKSCPVDMFPQTPHVEVVNLLVKNSI; encoded by the coding sequence GTGAAAAGAGGAGAGGAAATCGAAATAGAAGTTACGGGAATAGAGTTTCCCAACAAGCCTTACGGAGTTTACGGGGAGAAAAAAGTTTATCCGGTTGGGAATTATATTATCGGACACAAATTAAAAGGAACTGTCACAAAAATAAGAAATAAAAAGTCTGAACTTAAAAAAATAGAAATTTTGGAAAAAGCAGCAAATGAAATAGAGCCGTTTTGTCCTCACTTTAATATATGCGGTGGATGTACATTTCAAAATATGAATTATGGTGATCAGACTGAATTGAAGAGCAGTCTTGTACTTAACATATTGAAAAGAGCGGCAAATTATGAATTTGAATATGAAAAAATCATAAAAAGTCCTAAGGAATTTGAATACAGGAATAAAATGGAATTCAGTTTCGGAAATGAAATAATAGACGGACCTTTGACTTTGGGAATGCACAAAAAAGGGAGTTTTCACGATATTATTACAGTAAATGAATGTAAACTCATGGATATTGATTTCAGGAAAATATTGACTGCAACTGCAGATTATTTCAGAAAAAAGGAAGAAGAGGGAGAACTTTCATTTTATCATCGTATTCAGCATATAGGATATTTGAGAAATTTTGTTATAAGAAAGGGCGAAAAAACAGGAGAAATAAGTATAAATCTTATAACAACATCACAAATCGATTTTGATTTATCCGAGTGGAAAGAGATAATGCTGAATTTAGAACTGAAAAATAAAATTTACGGTATAATTCATACTATTAACGATAATTTGTCGGATTCGGTGCAGTCGGATGAAGAAAATATATTATACGGAAATCGGGATATAAATGAGAGGATTTTTGATCTGAATTTTAAAATAAGTCCTTATTCTTTTTTTCAGACAAATTCCGACGGAGTGGAACTGCTTTACGGAAAAGTTATGGAATATATTGATGTTATAAGTGAAAATGAAGAACTGGATAACAGCAATACAGATATTATAAAAAATCCTCAAAATGTAAAAGACTGTGTTGTTTTTGATTTGTTCAGCGGAACAGGAACAATAGGACAAATTGTTTCAAAAAAAGCAAAACAGGTGTACGGAATAGAATTAATCGAAGAGGCTGTGAAGAAAGCCAATGAAACTGCTAAATTCAACAATATAGAAAATGCTGAATTTATTGCAGGAGATGTATTTGAGAAACTCGATGAACTTGAAGAAAGGGATGTAAAACCCGATATTATTATTCTTGATCCACCAAGGCCCGGAGTGGGAGAAAAAACTATAACAAAACTTTTAAAATATAATGTTTCAAATATAATCTATGTTTCGTGTAATCCGAAAACACTGGCACAAGATTTAGCAATATTTCATAATAATGGCTACAGACTTGTAAAATCTTGCCCTGTAGACATGTTTCCGCAGACGCCGCATGTGGAAGTTGTGAATTTGTTGGTAAAAAATAGTATATAA
- a CDS encoding DUF5362 family protein: MTIEDDVRKKLNEKDQEIYNFPENTNENNDFLSRDQSQKNVMELKLDAEMVKALKFLSIVCKIFGVFITVGGVIYALFLIGIPLIFIGIKVYKTGEYIDSAIINKNGENLRLSILTIAKAIKYYLILYVGIIALMFFIFFLIMSFGLIAALLGN; the protein is encoded by the coding sequence ATGACTATAGAAGATGATGTAAGAAAAAAATTGAATGAAAAAGATCAGGAAATATACAATTTTCCTGAAAATACAAATGAAAATAACGATTTTTTAAGTCGGGATCAGTCTCAAAAAAATGTTATGGAACTTAAATTGGATGCTGAAATGGTAAAAGCTTTAAAATTTTTATCAATAGTTTGTAAAATATTCGGAGTGTTTATTACTGTAGGCGGTGTAATTTATGCTTTATTTCTGATAGGTATACCTCTCATATTTATAGGAATAAAAGTTTATAAAACAGGAGAATATATAGATAGTGCAATTATAAATAAAAACGGAGAGAATCTTCGTTTGTCTATTTTAACTATAGCAAAAGCAATAAAATATTATTTAATTCTTTATGTAGGAATAATTGCTTTGATGTTCTTTATTTTCTTTCTGATAATGTCTTTCGGACTTATTGCTGCACTTCTGGGAAATTAG
- a CDS encoding DUF5362 domain-containing protein produces MSIADDVRKKLNSKDKGIPEYFSDDSETQRKITFNVDDLIIKNSNTISLTSNIIGIIYIMLGILFCITVIGAIAGIPLINVALKIFDSAKLLKEGISQKNGEKIKTYFDILAKALKLLIVVTVLEIILVILYFKAFR; encoded by the coding sequence ATGAGTATAGCAGATGATGTGAGAAAAAAACTGAATAGTAAAGATAAAGGAATACCGGAGTATTTTTCCGATGATTCCGAAACTCAAAGAAAAATAACTTTTAATGTCGATGATTTAATAATAAAAAATTCAAATACAATATCATTGACATCAAATATAATCGGAATTATATATATAATGCTGGGAATCCTGTTTTGCATTACTGTAATCGGTGCTATTGCGGGTATTCCTTTAATAAATGTTGCTTTAAAAATTTTTGATTCAGCAAAACTTTTGAAAGAAGGAATAAGCCAAAAAAACGGTGAAAAGATAAAAACATATTTTGATATTTTAGCGAAAGCTCTTAAATTACTTATTGTTGTTACTGTTTTGGAAATTATTTTAGTAATATTGTATTTTAAGGCTTTCAGATAA
- a CDS encoding DUF5362 domain-containing protein, with amino-acid sequence MNTEISNEEITELSEYSSNVYENEPNNSNEISFELDDLTVKNINSISLILKIWGVLNIIIGIMECLTIIKIISGILKIIAAFSLFEAAKFLKQSLYSKDERNIKGYFNAASKVLVLTVIIFILEAAFSIFRIITHLI; translated from the coding sequence ATGAACACAGAAATATCGAATGAAGAAATAACTGAACTTTCAGAGTATTCTTCAAATGTTTACGAAAATGAACCGAATAACAGTAATGAAATATCTTTTGAACTTGATGATTTGACCGTTAAAAATATAAATTCTATTTCTCTAATACTTAAAATATGGGGAGTTTTAAATATAATAATCGGAATAATGGAATGTCTGACAATAATCAAAATAATCAGCGGAATTCTTAAAATAATAGCTGCTTTTTCTTTGTTTGAAGCGGCAAAGTTTTTAAAACAAAGTCTTTACAGCAAAGACGAACGAAATATAAAGGGCTATTTTAATGCTGCCTCAAAAGTTCTTGTATTGACAGTTATTATTTTTATATTAGAAGCGGCTTTTTCAATATTTAGAATAATAACTCATTTAATTTAA
- a CDS encoding DUF5362 family protein codes for MSFEDDVRKKLNDDEKEEKKELLEFENTPAPLNQYESSYQGKDSSVPEVKLKLDEMMKKELKMISLFNKIIGVLMMIQGVLTAIYIIGIPLIFIALKLFNASKAIERLLYSNDENDLREYFIAKGKFSKYSLIYLAVYLVITVLAFFVFIVILAIAANS; via the coding sequence ATGAGCTTTGAAGATGATGTTAGAAAAAAACTGAATGACGATGAGAAGGAAGAAAAGAAAGAATTACTCGAATTTGAAAATACTCCCGCTCCTCTTAATCAATATGAAAGTTCATATCAGGGAAAAGATTCTTCTGTTCCCGAAGTAAAATTGAAATTGGATGAAATGATGAAAAAAGAGCTCAAAATGATTTCATTGTTTAATAAAATTATAGGTGTACTCATGATGATACAGGGAGTATTGACAGCAATATATATTATAGGTATTCCGTTAATTTTTATCGCATTAAAACTGTTTAATGCATCAAAAGCGATTGAAAGACTTTTGTATAGTAATGATGAAAACGATTTAAGAGAGTATTTCATAGCTAAGGGAAAATTTTCAAAATATTCATTGATTTATTTGGCAGTTTATCTAGTTATTACAGTATTAGCATTTTTCGTTTTTATTGTAATTTTAGCAATTGCTGCAAATTCATAA
- a CDS encoding ATP-grasp domain-containing protein has translation MNFIYISPHFPKTNWNFCDRLKQNGVTVLGIADVSYDELDERLRNSLTEYYKVSSLENYDEVLKAVGYFTFKYGKIDWLESNNEYWLEQDARLRTDFNINTGIKSDEILNIKEKSLMKNSYKKAGVGTAHYHTVSTLEEGKEFVKKVGYPVVVKPDNGVGASNTYRIRNEKELTEFYKNLPNVKYIMEEYVSGDLVSYDAIIDGEGNPIFESGITWEPTIMDIVNEGLDLYYYVRKELPPKLVDAGRRTVKGFGVKSRFIHTEFFRLKEDKEGLGKKGDYIGLEVNMRPAGGYTPDMYNYANNTDVYQIWADMVAFGKIVNASLNEDLDKYFCVYVSRRDTRNYVHTHEEIIEKYNNQLVMYERMPDLYSAAMGNNMYTAKFLLKEDMDEFVDFVHKTV, from the coding sequence ATGAATTTTATTTACATTTCGCCGCACTTTCCTAAAACAAATTGGAATTTTTGCGACAGATTAAAACAAAACGGAGTAACTGTATTGGGGATTGCAGATGTTTCGTATGATGAACTGGATGAAAGACTTAGAAATTCTTTGACGGAATATTATAAAGTTTCTTCACTTGAAAATTATGATGAAGTATTGAAAGCAGTGGGTTATTTTACTTTTAAATACGGAAAAATCGACTGGCTTGAATCCAATAATGAATACTGGCTTGAACAGGATGCAAGATTACGTACGGATTTCAATATAAATACCGGGATAAAATCTGATGAAATTCTTAATATAAAAGAAAAATCTCTTATGAAAAATTCTTATAAAAAAGCCGGAGTGGGAACGGCACATTATCATACAGTTTCCACTTTGGAAGAAGGGAAAGAATTTGTAAAAAAAGTCGGATATCCTGTAGTAGTGAAGCCTGATAACGGAGTAGGGGCGAGCAATACTTACAGAATAAGAAATGAAAAGGAATTGACAGAATTTTATAAAAATCTGCCCAATGTAAAATATATTATGGAAGAATACGTTTCAGGGGATCTTGTTTCATATGATGCCATAATAGACGGAGAGGGAAATCCTATTTTTGAGTCGGGTATAACTTGGGAACCTACAATTATGGATATAGTCAATGAAGGACTTGATTTATATTACTATGTCAGAAAGGAATTGCCGCCGAAATTGGTTGATGCGGGAAGAAGAACGGTAAAAGGTTTCGGAGTAAAAAGCCGATTTATTCATACGGAATTTTTCAGATTAAAAGAGGATAAAGAAGGATTGGGCAAAAAAGGCGATTATATCGGACTGGAAGTAAATATGCGTCCTGCAGGAGGCTACACTCCTGACATGTACAACTATGCCAATAATACGGATGTTTATCAAATATGGGCTGATATGGTAGCTTTCGGGAAAATCGTGAATGCTTCTCTTAATGAAGATCTTGATAAATATTTCTGTGTTTACGTGAGCAGAAGAGATACAAGAAATTATGTTCACACCCATGAAGAAATAATCGAAAAATACAATAATCAGCTTGTAATGTATGAAAGAATGCCTGATTTGTATTCGGCAGCTATGGGAAATAATATGTATACTGCGAAATTTTTATTAAAAGAAGATATGGACGAATTTGTTGACTTTGTTCATAAAACTGTTTAA
- a CDS encoding esterase family protein: MYTEYKKDYSNHLGREFEFKRYGNSGKPCLVFPPQDGRYHNYEDFKMVETLSDYIERGELQLFCVDSIDSETWSDRNGNPRERIEKQEKWFKYMSEEFIPKIYEWTGRQDLIVTGCSMGGSHAGILFFRRPDLFETLISLSGAYNPSMFFGDYMDNLVYDNSPVHFLKNMPSDHYYLDLYRQKNIIICIGQGAWEEDLIPGNKEMEIILKEKNVPAWVDFWGYDVVHDWNWWQVQIRYFMKKVL; encoded by the coding sequence ATGTATACGGAATATAAAAAAGATTACAGTAATCATTTAGGTAGAGAATTTGAATTTAAAAGATATGGAAACAGCGGAAAACCTTGTCTTGTTTTTCCGCCTCAGGACGGTCGTTATCACAATTATGAGGACTTTAAGATGGTAGAAACATTATCGGATTATATAGAAAGAGGAGAGTTGCAATTATTCTGTGTGGACAGCATTGACAGTGAAACATGGTCGGACAGAAACGGTAATCCGAGAGAAAGAATAGAAAAACAGGAAAAATGGTTTAAATATATGTCGGAAGAATTTATTCCGAAAATTTATGAGTGGACAGGAAGGCAGGATTTAATAGTAACAGGATGCAGTATGGGCGGTTCTCATGCGGGAATACTGTTTTTTCGTAGGCCCGATTTATTTGAAACACTTATTTCATTAAGTGGTGCTTATAATCCGTCAATGTTTTTCGGAGATTATATGGATAATCTGGTTTATGATAATTCTCCTGTACATTTCCTTAAAAATATGCCTTCGGATCATTATTATCTGGATTTATACAGACAGAAAAATATAATAATCTGTATCGGACAGGGAGCTTGGGAAGAAGACCTTATTCCCGGAAATAAAGAAATGGAAATAATTCTTAAAGAGAAAAATGTTCCCGCATGGGTTGATTTCTGGGGATATGACGTTGTACATGACTGGAACTGGTGGCAAGTTCAGATAAGGTATTTTATGAAGAAAGTACTGTAG
- a CDS encoding ABC transporter ATP-binding protein, with amino-acid sequence MLKKLLSYVKEYKIPSILSPLFISVEVMLEILIPFLMASIIDDGLEKGNMQHIYFIGFITLIVAMVSLYTGFSAGKHAAKASAGFAKNIRKAVFYKIQDFSFTNIDKFSTAGLITRFTTDIANIQNSYQMILRIFVRAPLMLIFATLMTIYINAKLSLIFIGAIVIFGIVMTVVILLVYPIFTKAMRKYDNINSSLQENINGIRVVKAYVREDYEINKFEKATDELKNTLLSAEKIAVFVSPAMLFCMYGCIILLSWFGAKMIVVNELTTGQLMSLFSYTANIIISILMVTMIIVRLTISRASAERIVEVLNEEPTIKNPENPVYEVKDGSISFENVNFSYSNNPDILNLKNINLEIKQGETIGIIGGTGSAKSALVQLIPRLYDVLNGTVKVGGINVKDYDIKTLRDNVAMVLQKNILFSGTIKENLMWGNRNATEEEMIHACKLAQADEFIQKFPDKYDTYIEQGGSNISGGQKQRLCIARALLKNPKILILDDSTSAVDTKTDRLIREAFKNEIPNITKIIIAQRISSIKEADKIIVLDDGNISGTGIHEELIISNNIYKEVHDSQEEGGKNE; translated from the coding sequence ATGTTAAAAAAGTTGCTTTCATACGTGAAAGAGTACAAAATACCGTCTATTTTATCGCCCTTATTCATTTCGGTAGAAGTTATGCTGGAAATACTGATACCGTTTTTAATGGCATCGATAATAGATGACGGACTTGAAAAAGGAAATATGCAGCACATTTATTTTATCGGTTTTATAACCCTGATTGTTGCAATGGTTTCCCTTTACACAGGCTTTTCTGCAGGAAAACATGCAGCTAAAGCATCTGCAGGATTTGCAAAAAATATAAGAAAAGCAGTATTTTACAAAATACAGGATTTTTCTTTCACAAATATTGATAAGTTTTCGACTGCAGGACTTATAACAAGATTTACTACGGATATTGCAAATATACAAAATTCTTATCAGATGATTTTGAGAATTTTCGTAAGAGCTCCGTTAATGCTTATATTTGCTACATTAATGACTATCTACATAAATGCCAAATTATCTCTTATATTTATAGGGGCTATCGTGATTTTCGGAATAGTGATGACCGTTGTTATTCTTCTTGTTTATCCTATTTTTACTAAAGCGATGAGAAAATATGACAACATTAATTCAAGTTTACAGGAAAATATTAACGGGATAAGAGTAGTAAAAGCATATGTCAGAGAAGATTACGAAATAAATAAATTTGAAAAAGCTACAGATGAACTGAAAAATACATTATTGTCAGCGGAGAAAATAGCCGTATTTGTATCCCCGGCAATGTTATTCTGTATGTACGGATGTATCATTCTGCTTTCATGGTTCGGAGCGAAGATGATTGTCGTAAATGAGCTTACTACGGGACAGCTTATGAGTCTGTTTTCATATACGGCAAATATTATCATAAGTATTTTAATGGTAACTATGATAATCGTGAGATTGACAATTTCAAGAGCATCTGCCGAACGTATTGTAGAAGTTCTGAATGAAGAGCCTACTATAAAAAATCCTGAAAATCCTGTATACGAAGTAAAAGACGGCTCAATTTCTTTTGAAAATGTGAACTTCAGTTACAGTAATAATCCCGATATTTTAAATCTTAAAAATATCAATCTTGAGATAAAACAGGGAGAAACAATAGGTATAATCGGAGGAACGGGAAGTGCAAAATCGGCTCTTGTTCAGCTTATTCCGAGATTGTACGATGTTCTAAACGGAACTGTAAAAGTCGGTGGAATAAATGTAAAAGATTATGATATAAAGACATTGAGAGATAATGTGGCAATGGTACTTCAAAAAAATATATTATTTTCGGGAACTATAAAAGAAAATCTTATGTGGGGAAATAGAAATGCTACCGAAGAAGAAATGATACATGCATGTAAACTTGCCCAAGCCGATGAGTTTATTCAAAAATTCCCCGATAAATACGATACTTATATAGAACAGGGAGGCTCCAACATTTCGGGAGGTCAGAAACAAAGGCTTTGTATAGCAAGAGCATTGCTTAAAAATCCTAAAATACTTATTTTGGACGACTCTACAAGTGCTGTCGATACAAAAACTGACAGACTTATAAGAGAAGCCTTTAAAAATGAAATACCGAATATTACAAAAATTATTATTGCACAAAGAATTTCATCGATAAAAGAAGCAGATAAAATAATAGTTTTAGACGATGGAAATATAAGCGGAACAGGAATCCACGAAGAATTAATTATTTCAAACAATATTTATAAAGAAGTACACGATTCTCAAGAGGAAGGAGGAAAAAATGAATAA
- a CDS encoding ABC transporter ATP-binding protein, which translates to MNKSENKENKGKQFKALLRLIGYMFNLYKFHFAAVVIFILLSSLSMVKGTMYTKQLIDGYIVPNIGNPNIDFAPLVKIILSMIGVYSVGILCSYLSGRFMVVTAQGTLKQLRDDVFIHMEKLPIKYFDTHAHGDIMSVYSSDIDTLRDMITESLAQIISAIITIVSVLASMFILSVPLTIFAVFMIVLIITTTKIISEKSGKNFKEQQENIGSVNGYIEEMLEGLKVVKVFSHEEESKERFDDLNEKLFVSSDKANKYGNILGPVVGNLGNINFVLTASIGSFLALGGIGGFTLGGLASFLQFTRTLNQPIAQTTQQINSVMLAAAGALRVFKLLDENPEFDEGYVTLVNAEFDSENNIRETEKHTGMWAWKHPHEDGNVTYEKLLGDAVFEHVDFGYNENKIILHDINLYAEPGQKIAFVGATGAGKTTITNLINRFYDIQNGKIRYDGINIKKINKSYLRKSLGIVLQDTQLFSGTVADNIRYGKLNASDEEVYAAAKLANAHHFIKHLPKGYDTYLANGGANLSQGQRQLLSIARAAIADPPVLILDEATSSIDTRTEKIVQEGMDKLMKGRTVFVIAHRLSTIRNSDVIMVLNQGRIIERGSHEELLKMKGIYYQLYTGGFELE; encoded by the coding sequence ATGAATAAATCGGAAAACAAAGAAAATAAAGGAAAACAATTTAAAGCACTTTTACGATTAATAGGATATATGTTTAATCTGTATAAATTTCATTTTGCAGCCGTTGTAATATTTATACTTTTAAGCTCTCTCAGTATGGTCAAAGGAACAATGTATACAAAACAGCTTATTGACGGCTATATCGTACCGAATATAGGAAATCCGAATATTGATTTTGCTCCTCTTGTAAAAATCATTCTTTCAATGATAGGAGTATATTCCGTAGGGATTTTATGCTCTTATTTATCAGGAAGATTCATGGTTGTTACAGCTCAGGGGACTTTGAAACAGTTGAGAGATGATGTTTTTATCCATATGGAAAAACTGCCTATAAAATATTTCGATACTCATGCTCATGGAGATATAATGAGTGTTTACTCAAGCGATATTGACACACTGCGTGACATGATAACGGAAAGTCTCGCCCAGATAATATCGGCAATAATAACAATCGTAAGTGTACTTGCTTCGATGTTTATTCTGAGTGTGCCTTTGACAATTTTTGCCGTATTTATGATAGTTCTCATAATTACTACGACAAAAATAATATCCGAAAAAAGCGGAAAGAATTTTAAAGAACAGCAGGAAAATATCGGTTCTGTAAACGGATATATAGAAGAAATGCTTGAAGGACTTAAAGTCGTTAAAGTCTTTTCCCATGAAGAAGAATCCAAAGAAAGATTTGACGATTTAAACGAAAAACTGTTTGTAAGTTCGGATAAAGCCAACAAATACGGAAATATTTTAGGCCCTGTTGTAGGAAACCTGGGAAATATAAACTTTGTGCTGACAGCTTCTATCGGATCCTTTTTGGCTCTTGGCGGCATAGGAGGATTCACTTTGGGGGGACTTGCTTCTTTCCTTCAGTTTACGAGAACATTAAATCAGCCTATAGCTCAAACAACACAACAAATAAATTCTGTTATGCTGGCAGCGGCGGGAGCTTTGAGAGTATTTAAACTTCTTGATGAAAATCCCGAATTTGATGAAGGATATGTTACTCTTGTAAATGCTGAATTTGACAGCGAAAACAATATAAGAGAAACTGAAAAACATACCGGAATGTGGGCTTGGAAACATCCTCACGAAGATGGAAATGTAACTTACGAAAAACTTCTCGGAGATGCAGTCTTTGAGCATGTAGATTTCGGTTATAATGAAAATAAGATTATTTTGCACGATATTAATTTATATGCAGAGCCGGGGCAGAAAATAGCCTTTGTAGGAGCAACAGGAGCAGGAAAAACGACAATTACGAATCTGATAAACAGATTTTATGATATACAAAACGGTAAAATAAGATATGACGGAATCAATATTAAAAAGATAAATAAATCTTATCTGAGAAAATCGTTGGGAATAGTATTGCAGGATACTCAGCTTTTTTCGGGAACTGTTGCAGATAACATTCGTTACGGAAAGCTGAATGCCTCTGATGAAGAAGTATATGCAGCGGCAAAACTTGCCAATGCTCATCATTTTATAAAGCATTTGCCCAAAGGATATGACACTTATCTGGCTAACGGAGGAGCAAATCTTTCCCAAGGACAAAGACAGCTTCTTTCCATAGCAAGAGCTGCTATTGCCGATCCGCCTGTACTTATACTGGACGAAGCTACTTCAAGTATAGATACGAGAACAGAGAAAATCGTTCAGGAAGGAATGGACAAACTGATGAAAGGCAGAACAGTATTTGTAATAGCTCACAGACTTTCGACTATAAGAAATTCAGATGTGATAATGGTTCTCAATCAGGGAAGAATAATAGAAAGAGGAAGTCACGAAGAACTGCTTAAAATGAAAGGTATTTATTATCAGCTTTATACAGGAGGATTTGAACTTGAATAG
- a CDS encoding YdcF family protein has product MNRKNGISENDLKKKLFKFVKIFIVIFLFPFIIIQLLTISEMKKEKDGKDKKVDYVVVLGGRVRGEKPSRSLYKRIEKAAEYLKEHENIKVVASGGKGKGEEISEAEAIKRELVKLGISENRIITEDKSVNTVENFKFTLEKIKENESENKEKKFKILIVTNDYHVYRSKKIAELLGFEAYGLGAKTPLISLPKSYIREFASIIKYYFTKNSIK; this is encoded by the coding sequence TTGAATAGAAAAAACGGAATATCGGAAAATGACTTAAAGAAAAAACTTTTTAAATTTGTAAAAATTTTTATCGTTATTTTTCTTTTTCCGTTTATAATTATTCAACTTCTGACTATTTCCGAAATGAAAAAAGAAAAAGACGGGAAAGATAAAAAAGTGGATTATGTTGTAGTTTTAGGAGGAAGAGTAAGAGGAGAAAAGCCTTCACGTTCTTTATATAAAAGGATTGAAAAAGCCGCCGAATATTTAAAAGAACACGAAAATATAAAAGTAGTGGCTTCGGGAGGTAAAGGAAAAGGAGAAGAAATTTCCGAAGCCGAAGCTATAAAAAGAGAATTGGTTAAATTGGGAATTTCCGAAAACAGAATAATTACAGAAGATAAATCTGTAAATACAGTGGAAAATTTTAAATTTACTTTAGAAAAAATAAAGGAAAACGAAAGTGAAAATAAAGAGAAAAAATTTAAAATACTTATAGTTACGAATGATTATCACGTATACAGATCAAAAAAAATAGCGGAATTACTCGGATTTGAGGCTTACGGACTGGGAGCAAAAACTCCTTTGATTTCCCTTCCGAAATCTTATATAAGAGAATTTGCTTCGATAATTAAGTATTATTTTACTAAAAACAGTATTAAATAA